One window from the genome of Toxotes jaculatrix isolate fToxJac2 chromosome 17, fToxJac2.pri, whole genome shotgun sequence encodes:
- the LOC121197584 gene encoding uncharacterized protein LOC121197584, with protein sequence MPLMKRKEDTDEDFVTRDDNSDQASDHRKKLRREASPVSTRSHKSRDQPPVFKDGRRSADQRIPVERPGSPGLDCVSMKSDRSKGQHISFRKRPAPHETELVHIISSASEEDTDEDFVTRDDNSDQASDHRKKLRREASPVSMRSHKSRDQPPVFKDGRRSADQRIPVERPGSPGLDCVSMKSDRSKGQHISFRKRHAPHETELVHIISSASEEDTDEDFVTRDDNSDQASDHR encoded by the exons ATGCCCCTCATGAAACGGA AGGAGGATACAGATGAGGACTTTGTGACACGTGATGATAATTCAGACCAGGCTTCGGACCATCG GAAAAAGCTGAGAAGAGAAGCCTCTCCTGTGTCCACGAGGAGCCACAAGTCCAGGGATCAACCTCCGGTATTTAAAGATGGACGCCGTTCTGCTGATCAAAG AATCCCTGTGGAAAGACCAGGTTCCCCTGGACTGgactgtgtgtccatgaagagtgacaggtcaaaagGTCAACACATCAGTTTTAGAAAAAGACCCGCCCCTCATGAAACGGA GCTGGTGCACATCATTTCTTCTGCCTCAGAGGAGGATACAGATGAGGACTTTGTGACACGTGATGATAATTCAGACCAGGCTTCGGACCATCG GAAAAAGCTGAGAAGAGAAGCCTCTCCTGTGTCCATGAGGAGCCACAAGTCCAGGGATCAACCTCCGGTATTTAAAGATGGACGCCGTTCTGCTGATCAAAG AATCCCTGTGGAAAGACCAGGTTCCCCTGGACTGgactgtgtgtccatgaagagtgacaggtcaaaagGTCAACACATCAGTTTTAGAAAAAGACATGCCCCTCATGAAACGGA GCTGGTGCACATCATTTCTTCTGCCTCAGAGGAGGATACAGATGAGGACTTTGTGACACGTGATGATAATTCAGACCAGGCTTCGGACCATCGGTGA
- the LOC121197585 gene encoding uncharacterized protein LOC121197585 produces the protein MVFIIHLHIAAAGEAGCLTSYCSTLVVFLFSTRVPVERPGSPGLDCVSMKSDRSKGQHINFRKGHAPHKKKLVHIISSASEEDTDEDIVTRDDNSDQASDHRKKLRREASPVSMRSHKSRDQPPVFKDGRRSADQRVPVERPGSPGLGCVSMKSDRSKGQHINFRKGHALHKKKKKLRREASPVSTRSHKSRDQPPVFKDGRRSADQR, from the exons ATGGTTTTCATCATTCACTTACACATTGCAGCAGCTGGTGAGGCTGGATGTCTGACCAGTTATTGTTCCACCCTGGTGgtcttcctcttttccaccAGAGTCCCTGTGGAAAGACCAGGTTCCCCTGGACTGgactgtgtgtccatgaagagtgacaggtcaaaagGTCAACACATCAATTTTAGAAAAGGACACGCCCCTCATAAAAAGAA GCTGGTGCACATCATTTCTTCTGCCTCAGAGGAGGATACAGATGAGGACATTGTGACACGTGATGATAATTCAGACCAGGCTTCGGACCATCG GAAAAAGCTGAGAAGAGAAGCCTCTCCTGTGTCCATGAGGAGCCACAAGTCCAGGGATCAACCTCCGGTATTTAAAGATGGACGCCGTTCTGCTGATCAAAG AGTCCCTGTGGAAAGACCAGGTTCCCCTGGACTgggctgtgtgtccatgaagagtgacaggtcaaaagGTCAACACATCAATTTTAGAAAAGGACACGCCCTTCATAAAAAGAA GAAAAAGCTGAGAAGAGAAGCCTCTCCTGTGTCCACGAGGAGCCACAAGTCCAGGGATCAACCTCCGGTATTTAAAGATGGACGCCGTTCTGCTGATCAAAGGTGA